Proteins co-encoded in one Scomber scombrus chromosome 14, fScoSco1.1, whole genome shotgun sequence genomic window:
- the ccdc169 gene encoding coiled-coil domain containing 169: MSGDGDYSKYDLARLQAELEQERELKEMLEESVSDLRSTMCELQERLHSVDGEGNEWKTRFETQIELNGQLERQISLIHERLEDLQGKPMDRLASIRSYDDMPVDTLRQRLKLLTDEKSDLQSQLMDCHLRIEQEGKAFHKTNDERRAYLSEISKLSSTLDAQRRQYSTQPQRVIESKQRSV, from the exons ATGAGTGGAGACGGCGACTACAGCAAATACGATTTGGCTCGCCTGCAGGCCGAACTTGAGCAAGAAAGAGAACTTAA AGAAATGCTGGAGGAGTCCGTGTCTGATCTGCGGAGCACCATGTGTGAACTTCAAGAAAGATTGCACAGTGTTGATGGGGAAG GAAATGAGTGGAAGACTAGATTTGAGACACAGATAGAGCTCAATGGACAGTTAGAAAGACAGATCTCACTCATTCATGAGAGACTGGAGGACCTACAAGGAAAGCCCATGG ATCGATTGGCTTCTATCCGATCTTATGATGACATGCCAGTA GATACACTGAGACAGCGCTTGAAACTCCTGACCGATGAAAAGTCTGACCTCCAGAGTCAGCTGATGGACTGTCATCTCAGGATCGAACAAGAGGGAAAG GCATTTCATAAAACCAATGATGAGAGGCGGGCATATCTTTCCGAAATTTCTAAG CTGTCCTCCACTCTTGATGCCCAAAGAAGACAATACTCCACTCAGCCACAGAGGGTGATAGAGAGCAAACAGAGGTCAGTGTGA